A single window of Treponema denticola ATCC 35405 DNA harbors:
- the gltA gene encoding NADPH-dependent glutamate synthase, with protein MENINKECHKHVTHEDLSDRAKQLWADLKGKTLTPKERAQIPIQEMPTLDPHKRASLMNEVAMGYTDEQARIEAERCLNCKNKPCVKGCPVGIPIPEFIAEIQKGDYKKAVDIIKTTNLLPAICGRVCPQEKQCQAFCTVGKMLKSTEQAVAIGRLERFVADWERNNNKITIPPVAPETGKKVAIIGSGPAGLTVAADVRREGHSVTVFEAFHKTGGVMVYGIPEFRLPKEIVAKEVENLEKMGVEFKTNFLVGRTETLEQLLKEDGYDAAFIGTGAGLPKFMGIEGENLIGVFSANEYLTRANLMKAYDAEHSDTPLYEAETLAVIGGGNVAMDAARMGYRLGCKKVYCIYRRTRAEMPARIEEVAHAEEEGVEFCFLQNPTRIIGDKEGKVCAIEVLDYELGEPDESGRRKPVAKPGTEHQIKVDAVIVALGNDSNPLMAQTSHGLEVTKKGNIVVDENQKTSIEGVWAGGDIVLGAATVILAMGEGRKAAAAINEYLKTK; from the coding sequence ATGGAAAATATAAATAAAGAATGTCATAAACATGTAACCCATGAAGATCTTTCAGATCGGGCCAAACAGCTTTGGGCCGATTTAAAGGGCAAAACCTTAACCCCTAAAGAAAGGGCTCAGATTCCTATTCAGGAAATGCCGACCCTCGATCCCCATAAAAGGGCCTCATTGATGAATGAGGTTGCCATGGGCTACACTGATGAACAGGCCCGCATTGAGGCGGAAAGATGCTTAAACTGCAAAAACAAGCCCTGCGTTAAAGGCTGCCCCGTAGGTATACCGATTCCCGAATTTATTGCCGAAATCCAAAAAGGCGATTATAAAAAGGCTGTCGATATTATAAAAACAACAAACCTCTTACCTGCAATTTGCGGACGCGTTTGTCCACAAGAAAAGCAGTGCCAAGCTTTTTGTACTGTAGGTAAGATGCTCAAATCCACGGAACAGGCTGTAGCCATCGGCCGTCTTGAACGCTTTGTCGCCGACTGGGAAAGAAACAATAATAAGATTACCATTCCGCCCGTTGCTCCCGAAACCGGAAAAAAAGTTGCTATCATCGGTTCAGGCCCTGCCGGTTTGACTGTTGCAGCAGATGTCCGCAGGGAAGGCCACTCGGTAACAGTCTTTGAAGCCTTCCACAAAACAGGCGGCGTTATGGTTTACGGAATCCCCGAATTCCGCTTGCCGAAAGAAATCGTTGCAAAGGAAGTCGAAAACCTCGAAAAGATGGGCGTTGAATTCAAAACCAACTTCTTGGTAGGAAGAACCGAAACCCTTGAGCAGCTTTTAAAAGAAGACGGATATGATGCCGCCTTCATCGGAACCGGTGCCGGTCTTCCCAAATTTATGGGAATTGAAGGCGAAAACCTAATCGGTGTTTTTAGTGCAAACGAATACCTGACACGGGCCAACCTTATGAAAGCCTATGATGCAGAACACTCCGATACTCCTCTTTATGAGGCTGAAACCTTGGCCGTAATCGGAGGCGGAAACGTTGCTATGGATGCTGCAAGAATGGGCTACCGCCTTGGCTGTAAGAAGGTTTACTGTATCTACCGCCGAACCCGTGCAGAAATGCCGGCCCGAATCGAAGAAGTTGCCCACGCCGAGGAAGAAGGCGTAGAGTTCTGCTTCCTTCAAAACCCCACAAGAATAATCGGAGATAAAGAAGGAAAGGTTTGTGCAATAGAAGTTTTAGACTATGAATTGGGCGAACCCGATGAATCCGGCAGAAGAAAGCCTGTAGCAAAGCCCGGGACCGAGCATCAAATAAAGGTAGATGCCGTAATTGTTGCCCTCGGAAACGACTCCAACCCCCTTATGGCTCAAACAAGTCATGGTTTGGAAGTTACCAAAAAAGGAAATATCGTTGTTGACGAAAACCAAAAAACCTCAATCGAGGGAGTTTGGGCAGGCGGCGACATTGTTTTAGGTGCTGCTACCGTAATTCTTGCAATGGGCGAAGGCCGAAAAGCCGCTGCTGCAATTAACGAATATTTAAAGACAAAATAA